The Actinomadura sp. WMMB 499 genome includes a window with the following:
- a CDS encoding NRDE family protein — translation MCTAIISVDPSSPVPVLLAGVRDEFVDRAWQPPAPHWPDRPGLVGGRDLRAGGTWLAVDPAAPRAGVVLNGRGRFAPEDRRASRGELPLLAASGGDPRALDLAAFDPFHLAAAEPGGVRVWSWDGETLAERDLGPGVHLIVNSGLEGGGGAAAGDAREDAYLTARLAHFRPRMLTAPRPEPGLGDEPAAKAWGAWLPLIDGDGLARADHRALLPLIDFGDGKVWGTTSVSLVALAADRARYDFSALPGDSAAWTRVL, via the coding sequence ATGTGCACGGCGATCATCAGTGTCGACCCGTCCTCCCCGGTGCCGGTCCTGCTCGCGGGCGTCCGAGACGAGTTCGTGGACCGCGCGTGGCAGCCGCCCGCCCCGCACTGGCCGGACCGTCCCGGCCTCGTCGGCGGGCGTGACCTGCGCGCGGGCGGCACCTGGCTGGCGGTGGACCCCGCCGCGCCCCGCGCCGGGGTGGTGCTGAACGGGCGCGGCCGGTTCGCGCCCGAGGACCGCCGCGCCAGCCGGGGGGAACTGCCGCTGCTGGCCGCCTCGGGCGGTGACCCGCGCGCGCTCGACCTGGCCGCCTTCGACCCCTTCCACCTGGCCGCCGCCGAGCCGGGCGGGGTGCGGGTCTGGAGCTGGGACGGCGAGACCCTCGCCGAGCGCGACCTCGGCCCCGGTGTGCACCTCATCGTCAACAGCGGCCTGGAGGGCGGGGGAGGGGCCGCCGCCGGCGACGCGCGGGAGGACGCCTACCTGACGGCCCGCCTCGCCCACTTCCGGCCGCGGATGCTCACCGCGCCCCGCCCGGAGCCCGGCCTCGGCGACGAGCCCGCCGCCAAGGCGTGGGGCGCCTGGCTGCCGCTGATCGACGGGGACGGGCTGGCCCGCGCGGACCACCGGGCCCTGCTGCCGCTGATCGACTTCGGCGACGGGAAGGTGTGGGGCACCACCTCGGTCAGCCTCGTCGCGCTCGCCGCGGACCGGGCCCGCTACGACTTCTCGGCCCTTCCGGGAGACTCCGCCGCCTGGACCCGCGTCCTCTGA
- a CDS encoding SCO1664 family protein: MTQSSRDRAPAGDGASGRPVSPRDVAAAERLLLAGRLTVEGRLVQASNATLYCSVEQGELSAACVYKPVAGERPLWDFPDGTLAEREVAAYEVSRVMGWDTVPPTVHRDGPYGPGMVQLWVEPDAGVDLVALSRSDDEAVRRMAVFDAVINNADRKIGHLLPPGDGHVYGCDHGVSFSVEYKLRTVLWQWRGDALTADALEALGRVEAGLRGGGLGARLAELLTAEEVDATRRRVELMLKHRVHPYPPEDWPAVPWPPL; the protein is encoded by the coding sequence ATGACCCAGTCGTCCCGGGATCGGGCGCCCGCCGGTGACGGCGCGTCCGGACGCCCGGTGTCCCCGCGCGACGTCGCCGCCGCCGAACGGCTGCTGCTCGCCGGGCGGCTGACCGTGGAGGGCCGGCTCGTCCAGGCGTCCAACGCCACCCTGTACTGCTCCGTCGAGCAGGGAGAGCTGTCGGCCGCGTGCGTCTACAAGCCGGTCGCGGGGGAGCGCCCGCTGTGGGACTTCCCCGACGGCACCCTCGCCGAGCGGGAGGTCGCCGCCTACGAGGTGTCCCGGGTGATGGGCTGGGACACCGTCCCGCCGACCGTGCACCGCGACGGCCCCTACGGTCCCGGCATGGTGCAGCTGTGGGTGGAGCCCGACGCCGGCGTCGACCTGGTCGCCCTGTCGCGCTCGGACGACGAGGCGGTGCGCCGGATGGCGGTGTTCGACGCCGTCATCAACAACGCCGACCGCAAGATCGGGCACCTGCTGCCGCCCGGCGACGGCCACGTCTACGGCTGCGACCACGGCGTCAGCTTCTCCGTCGAGTACAAGCTGCGGACCGTGCTGTGGCAGTGGCGCGGCGACGCCCTGACCGCCGACGCGCTCGAGGCGCTCGGCCGCGTCGAGGCGGGGCTGCGCGGCGGCGGGCTCGGGGCGCGGCTGGCGGAACTGCTCACCGCCGAGGAGGTCGACGCCACCCGGCGCCGCGTGGAGCTGATGCTCAAGCACCGCGTCCACCCCTACCCGCCGGAGGACTGGCCCGCGGTGCCCTGGCCGCCGCTCTGA
- a CDS encoding DUF3090 domain-containing protein, producing the protein MPVISYDLPERFVAGAVGRPGDRAFYLQARSGRRVTSVGLEKFQVTLLAERLEELLDEVLRRSGGDAPVPAVAPSELRDDGPLEQPVEEEFRVGTMALAWDPEEHRVVIEAQEVTEGEDPEVGEDDPAIVVLRVRISPEQARAFTERALKVVSAGRPPCPLCGLPLDAEGHVCPRQNGYLG; encoded by the coding sequence ATGCCCGTCATCTCCTACGATCTGCCGGAGCGGTTCGTGGCCGGCGCCGTCGGGCGGCCCGGCGACCGCGCGTTCTACCTGCAGGCGCGCTCGGGCCGCCGCGTCACCAGCGTCGGCCTGGAGAAGTTCCAGGTGACGCTGCTGGCCGAGCGGCTGGAGGAGCTGCTGGACGAGGTGCTGCGCCGCAGCGGCGGCGACGCGCCCGTCCCGGCGGTGGCCCCGTCGGAGCTGCGCGACGACGGCCCGCTCGAGCAGCCGGTGGAGGAGGAGTTCCGGGTCGGCACGATGGCGCTGGCCTGGGACCCCGAGGAGCACCGGGTCGTGATCGAGGCCCAGGAGGTCACCGAGGGCGAGGACCCGGAGGTCGGCGAGGACGATCCCGCGATCGTGGTGCTGCGGGTGCGGATCAGTCCGGAGCAGGCCCGCGCGTTCACCGAGCGGGCCCTGAAGGTCGTCTCCGCGGGCCGTCCGCCGTGCCCGCTGTGCGGGCTGCCGCTGGACGCCGAGGGGCACGTGTGCCCCCGGCAGAACGGGTACCTCGGCTGA